Genomic window (Pseudomonas hydrolytica):
AGACGAGCCATGGTCAGCGCAGCTTCTTGATGCGTTCGCTGGGGCTGATCACGTCGGTCAGGCGAATGCCGAACTTCTCGTTGACCACCACCACTTCGCCATGGGCGATCAGGGTGCCGTTGACCAGCACGTCGAGCGGCTCGCCGGCCAGGCGATCGAGCTCGATCACCGAGCCCTGATTGAGCTGCAGCAGGTTGCGAATGGTGATATCGGTGTTGCCCACTTCCATGGAAATGGACACCGGGATATCCAGGATCACGTCCAGGTTGGGGCCGTCCAGACTGACCGGCAGCCCGCTGGCCTGTGGCGCGCTGCCGAACTCTTCCATCGGCGCACGCGGCGCCGCCGGCTGGGCGCTGCTCTGCGCAGCCAGCATGGCGTCGATGTCGTCCTGGCCGGCATCGCCTGCCTCGGCCAGGGCTGCCGCCCACTCGTCGGCCAGCGCCTGTTCCTCGGGGGAGGTGTTCTCTTCGTCTGCCATCGTTGTTCCTCGCCTACCTCAAATGGGTTTGCCAGCGCCTCAGCGCTGACGCTCGATCGGCTCGAGCACCTGCAGGGCGAGATTGCCCTTGTGTGCGCCGAGCTTGACCTTGAAAGTCGGCACGCCATTGGCGCGCATGATCACGTTTTCCGGCAGCTCCACCGGGATCACGTCACCCGGCTGCATGTGCAGGATGTCGCGCAGCTTCAGCTGACGCCGCGCCACGGTGGCGGCCAGCGGCACGCTGACGTCGAGGATGTCCTCGCGCAGGGCCTTGATCCAGCGCTCGTCCTGATCGTCGACGTCGGACTGGAAACCGGCGTCGAGCATCTCGCGAATCGGCTCGATCATCGAATAGGGCATTGTGATGTGCAGGTCGCCACCGCCACCGTCCAGCTCGATATGGAAGGTGGACACCACCACCACCTCGCTGGGGCTGACGATATTGGCCAGCGCCGGGTTGACCTCGGAGTTGACGTACTCGAAGTTGATGTCCATCACCGCATGCCAGGCCTCGCGCAGGTCGACGAAGGCCTGATCGAGCACCATGCGCACCACGCGAAGTTCGGTGGGGGTGAACTCGCGCCCCTCGATCTTGGCGTGGCGGCCGTCGCCGCCGAAGAAGTTGTCCACCAGCTTGAACACCAGCTTGGCATCCAGAATGAACAGGCCGGTGCCGCGCAGCGGCTTCATCTTCACCAGGTTGAGGCTGGTGGGCACGTACAGCGAGTGCACGTACTCGCCGAACTTCATCACCTGCACGCCACCGACGGCCACGTCCGCCGAGCGGCGCAGCAGGTTGAACATGCTGATGCGGGTATAGCGGGCGAAACGCTCGTTGATCATCTCCAGGGTCGGCATGCGCCCACGGACGATGCGGTCCTGGCTGGTCAGGTCATATTGCTTGACGCTTCCAGGTTCCGCGGCGTCTTCGGTGGCGACCAGCCCGTCGTCGACGCCATGCAGCAGCGCGTCGATCTCATCCTGGGAAAGC
Coding sequences:
- the fliM gene encoding flagellar motor switch protein FliM, whose amino-acid sequence is MAVQDLLSQDEIDALLHGVDDGLVATEDAAEPGSVKQYDLTSQDRIVRGRMPTLEMINERFARYTRISMFNLLRRSADVAVGGVQVMKFGEYVHSLYVPTSLNLVKMKPLRGTGLFILDAKLVFKLVDNFFGGDGRHAKIEGREFTPTELRVVRMVLDQAFVDLREAWHAVMDINFEYVNSEVNPALANIVSPSEVVVVSTFHIELDGGGGDLHITMPYSMIEPIREMLDAGFQSDVDDQDERWIKALREDILDVSVPLAATVARRQLKLRDILHMQPGDVIPVELPENVIMRANGVPTFKVKLGAHKGNLALQVLEPIERQR
- the fliN gene encoding flagellar motor switch protein FliN translates to MADEENTSPEEQALADEWAAALAEAGDAGQDDIDAMLAAQSSAQPAAPRAPMEEFGSAPQASGLPVSLDGPNLDVILDIPVSISMEVGNTDITIRNLLQLNQGSVIELDRLAGEPLDVLVNGTLIAHGEVVVVNEKFGIRLTDVISPSERIKKLR